In one Burkholderiales bacterium GJ-E10 genomic region, the following are encoded:
- a CDS encoding excinuclease ABC subunit, which yields MSPPSDRQRWIRIRGARQNNLRNLDLDLPTGNLIVVTGVSGSGKSSLVFDTLYAEGQRRYVETFSPYARQFLDRMDRPAVDRIEGVPPAIAIDQTNPVRSSRSTVGTMTELNDHLKLLFARASQLHCRGCGRLVRPDTPASIAADLIARAAGTAPRETGVPEARRLVLTFPVRVPANFTEDEIREHLAAQGYTRVHRSRRDGEAQTLAVVCDRLRWDALDDDRLREAAETAQRLGGGRVDAWIADGTAAGHDADDAPWARYSAGLHCAHCDIRYPDPTPASFSFNSPVGACETCRGFGRVIGVDHALVIPDGRKTLREGAIKPWQTKSFVECQQDMEKYAGQKSAREAGVDLDTPWAELPDRARQWVLRGDPDWTGKWKTQWYGVDHFFEWLESRAYKMHIRVLLSRYRSYTSCPACGGTRLKPDALLWTIAPGDGHAYTIHDLMLQPIDRLFALFDRPLPLRQDAEAIATQMILDEVRSRLRFLCEVGLGYLTLDRQSRTLSGGEVQRINLTTALGTSLVNTLFVLDEPSIGLHPRDMQRVVGVMERLRDSGNTLVVVEHDPQIMLAADRILDMGPGPGDRGGKIVFNGTPEELARADTATGLYLSGRRKVGSPPGATSSPPPSPALAGEGVIRITGAREHNLRSLTVAFPLHRLVTVTGVSGSGKSTLIQDVLYPALCRALGKPATAIGAHDRCLGAEQLADVALVDQSPIGKTTRSNPASFVGAFDAIRKIFAQAPLAQERKYTAGTFSFNSGDGRCPTCGGNGFEHVEMQFLSDVYLRCPDCDGKRFRAEVLAVEIERGGHMLSIADVLACTVAEAVDLFAQDRDVLRALAPLAEVGLDYLRLGQPVPTLSGGEAQRLKIAGFLAETAKSSPERQRGTAKGALLLFDEPTTGLHFEDIARLMRALRKLLVAGHSLIVIEHNLDVIRASDWVIDLGPEGGDAGGQIVAAGTPAEIAAHPTSHTGRALREHEAAMRQWADPHPRPLPQAGEGVQHTDAGISYAGEGVQHTDAGISYAGEGVQRTDTGISYAGEGVQRTDTGISYAGEGVQRTDARISYAGGEAIEIVGAREHNLRNATVAIPRDTFTVITGVSGSGKSTLAFDILFQEGQRRYLESLNAYARSMVQPAARPDVDAIHGIAPTVSIEQRVSRGGRKSTVATQTELHHFLRLLYVKLGTQYCPDCNLPVEPQTFDAITATIAREWHGREIGVLAPLIVHRKGVYTELAQWAARKGHSHLRLDGRFVPTRPWERPDRFREHSIDLPVGTILVQPEREADLRALLHTALEHGNGALEICWPMSALREAIAGGTAQDAVLEHRTFSTKRACSGCGKSFSEPDPRMFSYNSKHGWCERCFGTGLQLSGFDAEHSGEEVWWNEWYEGEETPCSACHGKRLNPTSLAVRFDGRSIADVGAMTVEQARTWIGGLVLDGRAAEIARDATAEVRSRLDFLLEVGLGYLALDRAAPTLSGGESQRIRLAAQLGSNLQGVCYVLDEPTIGLHARDNDILLRALRKLESRGNTLVVVEHDEETIRAAEHCIDVGPGAGSRGGRIVAQGRVEDLIACPESVTGAHLRPGAMQPPDQVRTVDADTMRLRVRGAHLHNLQGLDVDIPLGRLVVVTGVSGSGKSTLARDVLLSNLRREGPPMHGCTAIDGREHIARVLEVDQTPIGKTPRSCAATYVGIWDEIRKRFADTTEARMRGFTASRFSFNTTGGRCPECEGQGVRTIEMSFLPDVKILCERCGGKRFEPATLEVLWRGRSVGDVLAMEVDEAVEFFAATPRIAHPLRLLQQVGLGYLTLGQPSPTLSGGEAQRIKLVTELAKARGEIGASNRKARSAPQSHTLYVLDEPTVGLAMADVRLLLQALHRLVDAGNSVIVVEHNLDLIAHADWIIDLGPEGGDAGGRVVACGPPRSIAAQSSPTGAALARSFRTGRGDPVSS from the coding sequence ATGAGTCCGCCGTCGGATCGACAGCGCTGGATCCGCATCCGCGGCGCGCGCCAGAACAATCTGCGCAACCTCGACCTGGATCTTCCGACCGGGAACCTGATCGTGGTGACCGGAGTCTCCGGCTCCGGGAAAAGCTCGCTCGTCTTCGACACGCTCTACGCCGAAGGGCAGCGGCGCTACGTCGAAACCTTCTCGCCGTATGCACGCCAGTTCCTCGACCGCATGGATCGGCCCGCGGTCGACCGCATCGAGGGCGTGCCGCCTGCGATCGCAATCGACCAGACCAACCCGGTCCGCAGTTCGCGCAGCACGGTCGGCACGATGACGGAGCTCAACGATCACCTGAAGCTGCTCTTTGCGCGCGCAAGCCAACTGCATTGCCGGGGCTGCGGCCGCCTGGTCCGGCCGGACACCCCGGCGTCGATCGCCGCAGACCTGATCGCGCGGGCAGCCGGCACCGCGCCGCGCGAAACCGGCGTCCCGGAGGCAAGGCGCCTGGTGCTCACCTTTCCCGTCCGCGTGCCCGCCAACTTCACCGAGGACGAGATCCGCGAACACCTTGCGGCGCAAGGCTACACACGCGTGCATCGCAGCCGCCGGGACGGCGAGGCACAAACGCTCGCGGTGGTCTGCGACCGCCTGCGCTGGGACGCCCTCGACGACGACCGCCTGCGGGAAGCCGCGGAAACCGCGCAACGGCTCGGCGGCGGACGCGTCGACGCGTGGATCGCCGACGGCACCGCGGCGGGACATGATGCCGACGATGCGCCCTGGGCGCGCTATTCGGCGGGCCTCCACTGTGCGCACTGCGACATCCGCTACCCGGACCCGACGCCGGCAAGCTTTTCCTTCAATTCACCCGTTGGCGCCTGCGAGACCTGTCGCGGTTTCGGCCGGGTGATCGGCGTCGATCACGCGCTCGTCATTCCGGATGGCCGCAAGACGTTGCGCGAGGGTGCGATCAAACCCTGGCAGACCAAGAGTTTCGTCGAATGCCAGCAGGACATGGAGAAGTACGCGGGACAGAAGTCCGCCCGCGAGGCCGGCGTGGATCTCGACACGCCGTGGGCCGAACTGCCGGACCGCGCACGCCAATGGGTTCTCCGGGGCGACCCGGACTGGACCGGGAAATGGAAGACCCAGTGGTACGGCGTGGACCACTTTTTCGAATGGCTCGAATCCCGGGCGTACAAGATGCACATCCGCGTGCTCCTGTCGCGGTACCGCTCGTACACGAGCTGCCCGGCCTGCGGCGGCACGCGGCTCAAGCCCGATGCGCTGCTGTGGACGATCGCGCCGGGCGACGGCCACGCCTACACCATTCACGATCTGATGCTGCAGCCGATCGATCGGCTGTTCGCCCTGTTCGACCGCCCGCTCCCGCTCCGGCAGGACGCCGAAGCGATTGCCACCCAGATGATCCTCGACGAGGTTCGATCCCGCCTGCGATTCCTCTGCGAAGTCGGACTCGGCTATCTCACCCTCGATCGCCAGAGCCGCACGCTCTCCGGTGGCGAAGTGCAGCGGATCAATCTGACGACGGCGCTCGGCACCTCGCTCGTCAACACCCTGTTCGTCCTCGACGAACCCTCGATCGGCCTGCATCCGCGCGACATGCAACGGGTGGTCGGCGTCATGGAAAGGCTGCGCGACAGCGGCAACACGCTCGTCGTGGTCGAGCACGACCCGCAGATCATGCTTGCCGCCGATCGCATCCTGGACATGGGCCCGGGGCCGGGGGATCGCGGCGGGAAGATCGTGTTCAACGGCACGCCCGAAGAACTGGCCCGCGCGGATACCGCCACCGGACTCTACCTGAGCGGAAGGCGGAAAGTAGGGTCTCCCCCCGGAGCGACATCCTCGCCCCCGCCCTCTCCCGCCCTCGCGGGAGAGGGGGTTATCCGCATCACCGGCGCCCGCGAACACAACCTTCGGTCGCTCACCGTCGCCTTCCCGCTGCACCGCCTCGTGACGGTGACCGGCGTATCCGGATCCGGCAAATCGACCCTGATCCAGGATGTGCTGTATCCCGCGCTTTGCCGAGCCCTGGGGAAACCCGCGACGGCGATCGGCGCGCACGACCGTTGCCTCGGCGCCGAGCAACTCGCCGACGTCGCCCTCGTCGACCAATCGCCGATCGGCAAGACTACCCGGTCCAACCCCGCCAGCTTCGTCGGCGCGTTCGATGCGATCCGCAAGATCTTTGCCCAGGCCCCGCTGGCGCAGGAACGCAAATACACGGCCGGAACCTTCAGCTTCAACTCCGGCGACGGCCGCTGCCCCACCTGCGGCGGCAACGGATTCGAGCACGTCGAGATGCAGTTCCTCTCGGACGTCTATCTGCGCTGCCCGGACTGCGACGGCAAGCGCTTCCGCGCCGAGGTTCTCGCGGTGGAGATCGAGCGTGGCGGCCACATGCTTTCGATCGCCGACGTCCTTGCCTGCACCGTCGCCGAAGCGGTGGACCTGTTTGCGCAGGACCGTGACGTGCTGCGGGCGCTCGCCCCCCTCGCCGAGGTCGGCCTGGACTATCTGCGCCTCGGCCAGCCCGTACCGACGCTCTCGGGCGGCGAGGCGCAACGCCTGAAGATCGCCGGCTTCCTCGCCGAGACCGCCAAGAGCAGTCCGGAACGCCAGCGCGGCACCGCCAAAGGCGCGCTCCTGCTTTTCGACGAACCCACCACCGGCCTGCACTTCGAAGACATCGCGCGACTGATGCGCGCCCTGCGCAAGCTGCTGGTGGCCGGGCACTCGCTGATCGTGATCGAGCACAATCTCGACGTCATCCGCGCATCGGACTGGGTCATCGATCTCGGCCCGGAAGGCGGGGATGCGGGCGGGCAGATCGTTGCCGCCGGAACACCGGCGGAGATTGCGGCGCACCCGACGTCGCATACCGGGCGCGCGCTGCGGGAGCATGAAGCGGCGATGCGGCAATGGGCCGACCCTCACCCCCGCCCTCTCCCGCAGGCGGGAGAGGGGGTGCAGCATACCGACGCCGGGATTTCGTACGCGGGAGAGGGGGTGCAGCATACCGACGCCGGGATTTCGTACGCGGGCGAGGGGGTGCAGCGTACCGACACCGGGATTTCGTACGCGGGCGAGGGGGTGCAGCGTACCGACACCGGGATTTCGTACGCGGGCGAGGGGGTGCAGCGTACCGATGCGAGGATTTCGTACGCGGGAGGGGAGGCCATCGAGATCGTCGGCGCCCGCGAGCACAATCTCCGCAACGCCACCGTCGCCATCCCCCGCGACACGTTCACCGTCATCACCGGCGTCTCCGGCAGCGGCAAGTCCACGCTCGCCTTCGACATCCTGTTCCAGGAAGGGCAGCGGCGCTACCTCGAATCGCTCAACGCGTACGCGCGCTCGATGGTCCAGCCGGCGGCGCGCCCGGACGTCGACGCGATCCACGGCATCGCCCCGACGGTCTCGATCGAGCAGCGCGTCAGCCGCGGGGGGCGCAAGAGCACGGTCGCGACGCAGACCGAACTGCACCATTTCCTGCGCCTGCTCTACGTCAAGCTCGGCACCCAGTATTGCCCCGACTGCAATCTGCCGGTGGAGCCGCAGACCTTCGATGCGATCACGGCAACGATCGCCCGGGAATGGCACGGCCGCGAGATCGGCGTGCTCGCCCCCCTGATCGTCCACCGCAAAGGGGTCTACACCGAACTTGCGCAATGGGCCGCGCGCAAGGGCCATAGCCATCTGCGCCTCGACGGGCGCTTCGTTCCGACGCGTCCCTGGGAGCGGCCGGACCGGTTTCGCGAGCATTCGATCGACCTGCCGGTCGGTACCATCCTGGTCCAGCCGGAGCGCGAAGCGGATCTGCGCGCCCTGCTGCACACGGCCCTGGAGCACGGCAACGGCGCGCTGGAAATCTGCTGGCCGATGTCGGCACTGCGCGAGGCCATCGCCGGCGGCACCGCGCAGGACGCCGTTCTGGAGCACCGCACGTTCTCGACCAAGCGCGCGTGTTCCGGTTGCGGCAAGTCGTTTTCCGAACCCGATCCGCGGATGTTCTCCTACAACTCCAAGCACGGCTGGTGCGAACGCTGTTTCGGCACCGGCCTGCAACTCTCCGGCTTCGACGCCGAGCACAGCGGCGAAGAGGTCTGGTGGAACGAGTGGTACGAAGGCGAGGAGACGCCCTGTTCGGCCTGCCATGGCAAGCGGCTCAATCCCACGTCGCTCGCGGTGCGCTTCGACGGACGCTCGATCGCCGATGTCGGCGCCATGACCGTGGAGCAGGCGCGGACATGGATCGGCGGGCTCGTGCTCGATGGCCGCGCCGCGGAGATCGCCCGGGACGCGACCGCCGAGGTCCGATCGCGGCTCGACTTCCTGCTCGAGGTCGGTCTGGGGTATCTGGCACTGGACCGGGCGGCGCCCACGCTTTCGGGCGGCGAGTCGCAACGCATCCGCCTCGCCGCGCAACTGGGCTCCAATCTGCAGGGCGTCTGCTACGTGCTCGACGAACCCACGATCGGCCTCCACGCCCGCGACAACGATATCCTGCTGCGCGCACTGCGCAAGCTCGAGTCGCGCGGCAATACGCTGGTGGTGGTCGAGCACGACGAGGAAACGATCCGCGCCGCCGAGCATTGCATCGACGTCGGGCCGGGCGCCGGTTCGCGCGGCGGACGGATCGTCGCGCAAGGACGCGTCGAGGATCTGATCGCCTGTCCCGAGTCGGTCACCGGCGCGCATCTGCGGCCCGGTGCGATGCAGCCGCCGGATCAGGTGCGCACGGTCGACGCCGACACCATGCGGCTGCGCGTGCGCGGCGCCCATCTGCACAACCTGCAGGGCCTGGATGTCGACATCCCCCTGGGGCGTCTGGTGGTCGTGACGGGCGTGTCGGGAAGCGGCAAGTCGACGCTGGCGCGGGACGTGCTGCTGTCGAACCTGCGGCGGGAAGGACCTCCCATGCACGGGTGCACGGCGATCGACGGGCGCGAGCACATCGCCCGCGTCCTCGAAGTCGACCAGACCCCGATCGGCAAGACGCCCCGCTCCTGTGCGGCGACCTACGTCGGCATCTGGGACGAGATCCGCAAGCGCTTCGCCGACACCACCGAAGCGCGCATGCGCGGTTTCACCGCGAGTCGGTTTTCCTTCAACACGACGGGCGGCCGCTGCCCCGAATGCGAAGGCCAGGGCGTACGCACGATCGAGATGAGCTTCCTGCCGGACGTCAAGATTCTCTGTGAACGCTGCGGCGGCAAGCGCTTCGAACCGGCTACGCTGGAGGTGCTGTGGCGCGGCAGGAGCGTGGGCGACGTCCTGGCGATGGAAGTCGACGAGGCGGTGGAGTTCTTTGCCGCAACGCCGCGGATCGCCCATCCCCTGCGCCTGTTGCAGCAGGTCGGGTTGGGATACCTGACGCTCGGCCAGCCCTCGCCCACCCTGTCCGGAGGCGAGGCGCAGCGGATCAAACTCGTCACCGAACTCGCCAAGGCCCGCGGCGAGATCGGCGCATCGAACCGCAAGGCGCGATCCGCCCCGCAGTCCCACACGCTGTACGTGCTCGACGAACCCACCGTCGGCCTAGCGATGGCCGACGTGCGCCTGCTGCTGCAGGCGCTGCACCGGCTGGTCGATGCCGGCAACAGCGTGATCGTCGTCGAACACAATCTGGACCTGATCGCCCATGCCGACTGGATCATCGACCTGGGGCCGGAGGGCGGCGACGCCGGAGGCCGCGTCGTGGCGTGCGGGCCGCCGCGTTCGATCGCCGCGCAGTCCAGTCCGACGGGAGCGGCGCTCGCCCGGAGTTTCCGCACCGGGCGGGGAGACCCGGTGTCCTCCTGA
- a CDS encoding amidohydrolase, with product MGVMRLPDDIASAVSPLQAIRRDIHAHPELAFAEQRTSDLVADLLAQWGVEVHRGIGGTGVVGVVRGSRPGRMIGLRADMDALPIQEANRFLHRSVFPGRMHACGHDGHTAMLLGAAQSLAQDRSFAGTVVAIFQPAEEAGGGAKRMVDDGLFTRFPCDAVFAIHNWPGLPVGTFAIADGPAMASTSEFEIRIEGRGAHGAMPELGVDPVFVAVQIAQGLQGLITRVKRPIDPAVLSITMIHAGDATNVIPDIATICGTLRTFDDAVTDRIEAGMHRIAEATAQAHEARARVRFDRNYPPTVNHPGEARFAARVAEELVGADRVLFGVEPSMGAEDFAFLLRERPGAYLLLGNGDGDHRAPEHGIGPCTLHNASYDFNDDLLPIGAAYWVRLAQAFLES from the coding sequence ATGGGAGTCATGCGCCTCCCCGACGACATCGCAAGCGCCGTTTCGCCGTTGCAGGCGATCCGCCGCGACATCCACGCGCATCCGGAACTCGCGTTCGCCGAACAGCGCACCAGCGATCTCGTCGCGGATCTGCTGGCGCAATGGGGCGTCGAAGTCCATCGCGGCATCGGCGGCACCGGCGTCGTCGGCGTGGTCCGCGGCAGCCGCCCGGGGCGCATGATCGGCCTGCGCGCCGACATGGATGCGCTGCCCATCCAGGAGGCCAACCGGTTCCTGCACCGCTCCGTCTTTCCCGGCCGCATGCACGCCTGCGGCCATGACGGGCATACGGCGATGCTGCTGGGGGCGGCCCAATCCCTTGCCCAGGACCGGAGTTTCGCCGGCACCGTGGTCGCGATCTTCCAGCCGGCGGAGGAGGCCGGCGGCGGCGCGAAGCGCATGGTCGACGATGGCCTGTTCACCCGCTTTCCCTGCGACGCGGTGTTCGCAATCCACAACTGGCCGGGACTTCCGGTCGGAACCTTCGCCATCGCCGACGGACCGGCGATGGCCTCGACCAGCGAATTCGAGATCCGCATCGAAGGCCGCGGCGCACACGGCGCGATGCCGGAACTCGGCGTCGATCCGGTCTTCGTGGCGGTCCAGATCGCGCAGGGCTTGCAGGGGCTGATCACCCGCGTCAAGCGACCCATCGATCCGGCCGTGCTCTCGATCACGATGATCCATGCCGGCGACGCCACCAACGTGATCCCGGACATCGCGACGATCTGCGGCACCCTGCGGACGTTCGACGACGCCGTCACCGATCGGATCGAGGCGGGAATGCACCGCATCGCCGAAGCGACCGCGCAGGCCCACGAGGCGCGGGCGCGGGTCCGCTTCGACCGCAACTATCCCCCTACCGTCAACCACCCGGGAGAGGCGCGATTCGCCGCCCGGGTCGCCGAGGAACTGGTGGGCGCGGACCGGGTCCTTTTCGGGGTGGAACCGAGCATGGGTGCCGAGGATTTCGCTTTCCTGCTGCGCGAGCGCCCGGGCGCCTACCTCCTCCTGGGCAACGGCGACGGCGACCACCGCGCGCCGGAGCACGGCATCGGTCCGTGCACCTTGCACAACGCCTCCTACGACTTCAACGATGACCTGCTGCCGATCGGGGCGGCCTACTGGGTGCGATTGGCGCAGGCGTTTCTCGAATCATGA
- a CDS encoding TPR repeat → MIGFLFAAGILLILALGLLLWPLLRNAEPGEEKKAGAVVALFRDQLRELEAEYAAGTLGDAQFQQSRIELERRLLEEVGPDAAAPAGPKRARGTALALGVLVLAIPIVLYSRLGTPDALAPGATVAAAAAQDGGPGGAQNPSVTAAQIQKMIDKLQASLQKNPGDAAGWAMLGRVYAYIGEQSNGADAAKNFQDAVHAYAKAVALTPKDPNLLVDFADALAMTQGQDLDGMPMKLISRALKIDPRNVKGLALAGTDAFGHRRYADAIVYWERAVQAAPEDPQFAQNLRSSIEEARNRAKQAGQTLPADLAANAASGMSAAAAAAAGVQGKVEIASALAGKASPDETVFIYARAAFGPRVPLAMLRKQVKDLPMTFTLNDAMAMVPAFTVSKFSPVIIEARVSRSGDAMPASGDLEGSSQPVAVGTKGLTITIDHVVP, encoded by the coding sequence ATGATCGGATTTCTGTTTGCCGCCGGGATCCTGCTGATCCTGGCCCTCGGTCTGCTGCTTTGGCCCCTGCTGCGCAACGCCGAACCCGGAGAAGAAAAGAAGGCCGGCGCCGTGGTCGCGCTGTTCCGCGACCAACTGCGCGAACTCGAGGCCGAATATGCCGCCGGCACCCTGGGCGATGCCCAATTCCAGCAAAGCCGCATCGAACTCGAACGCCGTCTGCTCGAGGAGGTCGGTCCGGACGCCGCGGCGCCGGCAGGTCCCAAGCGTGCGCGCGGCACCGCGCTCGCGCTCGGGGTCCTGGTCCTCGCCATCCCGATCGTGCTCTACAGCCGCCTGGGCACTCCCGACGCCCTGGCCCCCGGCGCAACGGTGGCGGCGGCAGCGGCGCAGGACGGAGGCCCGGGCGGTGCGCAGAATCCATCCGTGACCGCAGCCCAGATCCAGAAGATGATCGACAAACTGCAGGCTTCGCTGCAGAAGAATCCCGGTGACGCCGCCGGATGGGCGATGCTCGGCCGGGTGTATGCGTACATCGGCGAGCAAAGCAATGGCGCCGATGCCGCCAAGAACTTCCAGGATGCCGTGCACGCCTACGCCAAGGCGGTGGCGCTCACGCCGAAGGATCCGAACCTCCTGGTCGACTTCGCCGACGCGCTGGCGATGACGCAGGGGCAGGATCTCGACGGCATGCCGATGAAACTCATCTCGCGCGCCCTCAAGATCGATCCCCGCAACGTCAAGGGCCTCGCCCTGGCCGGCACGGACGCCTTCGGGCACCGCCGCTACGCCGACGCGATCGTCTACTGGGAGCGGGCGGTGCAGGCCGCACCCGAGGACCCGCAATTCGCGCAGAACCTGCGCAGCAGCATCGAAGAAGCCCGCAACCGTGCCAAGCAGGCCGGGCAGACGCTGCCGGCGGATCTCGCCGCGAATGCGGCGTCGGGCATGAGCGCCGCAGCGGCGGCAGCGGCGGGGGTCCAGGGCAAGGTGGAAATCGCCTCGGCCCTGGCCGGCAAGGCCTCGCCGGACGAAACGGTGTTCATCTACGCCCGCGCCGCCTTCGGCCCGCGCGTGCCCCTGGCAATGCTGCGCAAGCAGGTCAAGGACCTGCCGATGACATTCACCCTCAACGACGCGATGGCCATGGTGCCGGCGTTCACCGTGTCCAAGTTCTCGCCGGTGATCATCGAAGCCCGCGTCTCGCGCAGCGGCGATGCAATGCCGGCCTCCGGCGATCTGGAAGGATCCAGCCAACCGGTGGCGGTGGGGACGAAGGGGCTGACGATCACGATCGACCACGTCGTACCGTGA
- a CDS encoding C-type cytochrome biogenesis protein, translating to MRPWILPIARRCALGLALAATLAGPVMLPAAYAKEAPELGNDPAIEHHMMRLAATLRCLQCQNQTLAASEAPLAVDLRQEIREMLAKGETDAQIRSYLVARYGNFVLYRPPVQDDTILLWFGPGLLLVGGLAALYFTLKRRATQSLAAASDATLSAEDAKRAQRLLQEGAGEESHLS from the coding sequence ATGAGACCCTGGATTCTTCCCATCGCGCGCCGCTGCGCGCTCGGACTCGCCCTGGCCGCCACTCTGGCCGGCCCGGTGATGCTGCCCGCCGCGTACGCCAAGGAGGCGCCGGAACTCGGCAACGACCCGGCGATCGAGCACCACATGATGCGGCTGGCGGCAACGCTGCGCTGCCTGCAATGCCAGAACCAGACGCTGGCTGCCTCGGAAGCGCCACTGGCGGTGGATCTCCGCCAGGAAATCCGCGAGATGCTCGCCAAGGGCGAGACGGACGCCCAGATCCGGTCCTATCTGGTGGCGCGCTACGGCAATTTCGTCCTGTACCGTCCGCCGGTCCAGGACGACACCATCCTGCTATGGTTCGGCCCCGGCCTGCTGCTGGTAGGCGGCCTGGCCGCGCTGTACTTCACGCTCAAACGGCGCGCCACACAGTCCCTTGCTGCGGCAAGTGACGCAACCCTGAGCGCAGAAGACGCGAAACGCGCGCAGCGCCTGCTCCAAGAAGGCGCTGGAGAAGAAAGCCACCTCTCATGA
- a CDS encoding periplasmic protein thiol:disulfide oxidoreductase DsbE: protein MRSLRYLLPLVVFLAIVGFLFKGLWMDPREIPSPLIDKPAPDFRVASLSSPEQMVDRKDMLGKVWMLNAFASWCVACREEQPMLVDFARSSGVPIIGLDYKDTRPAGLGWLVQYGNPYAEIAFDQSGRIGINYGVYAVPETFLIDKQGVVRFKQIGPFTPDIIQNTLLPLIRKLQNS, encoded by the coding sequence ATGCGTTCCCTGCGTTATCTCCTGCCGCTCGTCGTATTTCTCGCCATCGTCGGGTTCCTGTTCAAGGGGCTGTGGATGGATCCGCGCGAGATTCCGTCTCCGCTCATCGACAAGCCCGCGCCGGATTTCCGGGTGGCGTCGCTGTCGTCGCCGGAACAGATGGTCGACCGCAAGGACATGCTCGGCAAGGTGTGGATGCTCAATGCGTTCGCATCCTGGTGCGTGGCCTGCCGGGAAGAGCAGCCGATGCTGGTGGACTTCGCACGCTCGAGCGGAGTGCCGATCATCGGCCTCGACTACAAGGACACCCGGCCCGCCGGGTTGGGCTGGCTGGTGCAGTACGGCAACCCATATGCGGAAATCGCCTTCGATCAATCCGGCCGCATCGGCATCAACTATGGCGTCTACGCCGTGCCCGAAACGTTCCTGATCGACAAGCAGGGCGTGGTCCGCTTCAAGCAGATCGGGCCGTTCACCCCCGATATCATCCAGAATACGTTGTTGCCGCTGATTCGAAAGCTGCAGAATTCGTAG